One Mycobacterium marseillense DNA window includes the following coding sequences:
- the ftsE gene encoding cell division ATP-binding protein FtsE: protein MITLDHVSKKYKASARPALEDVNVKIDKGEFVFLIGPSGSGKSTFMRLLLGAETPSAGDVRVSKFHVNKLRGRHIPRLRQVIGCVFQDFRLLQQKTVYENVAFALEVIGKRTEAINRVVPDVLDTVGLSGKANRLPHELSGGEQQRVAIARAFVNRPLVLLADEPTGNLDPDTSKDIMDLLERINRTGTTVLMATHDHHIVDSMRQRVVELSLGRLVRDEQRGIYGMDR from the coding sequence ATGATCACCCTGGACCACGTCAGCAAGAAGTACAAAGCGTCGGCGCGCCCGGCGCTGGAGGACGTCAACGTCAAGATCGACAAGGGTGAATTCGTCTTCCTGATCGGCCCGTCGGGCTCGGGCAAGTCGACGTTCATGCGCCTGCTGCTGGGCGCGGAAACCCCGTCGGCCGGCGACGTCCGGGTGTCAAAGTTCCACGTCAACAAGCTGCGCGGGCGGCACATCCCGCGGCTGCGCCAGGTCATCGGCTGCGTTTTCCAGGACTTCCGCCTGCTGCAGCAAAAGACGGTCTACGAGAACGTCGCGTTCGCCCTGGAAGTGATCGGCAAACGAACCGAGGCGATCAACCGGGTGGTGCCCGACGTGCTGGACACCGTCGGCCTGTCCGGCAAGGCGAATCGGCTGCCCCACGAGCTGTCCGGTGGTGAACAGCAGCGGGTGGCGATCGCCCGCGCGTTCGTCAACCGGCCGCTGGTCCTGCTGGCGGACGAGCCGACGGGCAACCTCGACCCAGATACCAGTAAGGACATCATGGATTTGTTGGAGCGGATCAACCGCACGGGCACGACGGTGTTGATGGCGACGCACGACCATCACATCGTCGACTCGATGCGCCAGCGCGTCGTCGAGCTGTCGTTGGGCAGGCTGGTGCGGGACGAGCAGCGCGGCATCTACGGGATGGACCGCTAA
- a CDS encoding DUF1942 domain-containing protein has translation MMLSTVAMKATAAAAGIATAGILMASPALADPQTVAFGQSAEIPSANGAEAINYTVNNLQPSGHNDGIWYSDVTATGVRGNATPVIADFNARAVNSSTYAVMKGHEVDGLPNQPIAPGAQATGRLYFDVRGGTAPDSVVYRDAAGVDKVVWKS, from the coding sequence ATGATGCTCTCCACGGTCGCCATGAAAGCGACGGCAGCTGCCGCGGGCATCGCGACGGCAGGAATCCTGATGGCGTCGCCGGCGTTGGCGGACCCCCAAACCGTCGCGTTCGGCCAGTCCGCAGAGATTCCCAGCGCAAACGGCGCAGAAGCCATCAACTACACCGTGAACAACCTGCAGCCCAGCGGTCACAACGACGGCATCTGGTACTCCGATGTCACGGCCACAGGTGTACGCGGTAACGCGACGCCGGTCATTGCCGACTTCAACGCGCGTGCGGTCAACAGCTCCACCTACGCCGTGATGAAGGGGCACGAAGTGGACGGCCTGCCTAACCAACCGATCGCGCCGGGCGCCCAGGCAACCGGGCGGCTGTACTTCGACGTTCGAGGCGGCACGGCCCCGGACAGCGTGGTCTACCGGGATGCCGCCGGCGTCGACAAGGTCGTCTGGAAAAGCTAA
- the prfB gene encoding peptide chain release factor 2, translated as MEPDRQADIAALDSTLTTVERVLDVDGLRTRIEKLEHEASDPQLWDDQARAQRVTSELSHAQGELRRIEELRGRLDDLPVLYELAAEEGEVDALAEADAELKALRADIEAFEVRTLLSGEYDEREALVTIRSGAGGVDAADWAEMLMRMYIRWAEQHKYPVELFDTSYAEEAGIKSATFAVHAPFAYGTLSVEQGTHRLVRISPFDNQSRRQTSFAEVEVLPVVETTDHIDIPEGDVRVDVYRSSGPGGQSVNTTDSAVRLTHVPTGIVVTCQNEKSQLQNKISAMRVLQAKLLERKRSEERAELDALKGEGGSSWGNQMRSYVLHPYQMVKDLRTEYEVGNPAAVLDGDIDGFLEAGIRWRNRKDDE; from the coding sequence GTGGAACCCGACCGTCAAGCCGACATCGCCGCCCTCGACTCCACCCTGACCACGGTGGAGCGGGTCCTCGATGTGGACGGTCTGCGCACCCGCATCGAGAAGCTCGAACACGAGGCGTCGGATCCTCAGTTGTGGGACGACCAGGCCCGCGCCCAGCGGGTGACCAGCGAGTTGTCCCACGCGCAGGGGGAGCTGCGCCGGATCGAAGAGCTGCGGGGGCGCCTGGACGATCTGCCGGTGCTCTACGAGCTGGCCGCCGAAGAAGGTGAAGTCGACGCCCTCGCGGAAGCCGATGCCGAGCTCAAGGCGTTACGCGCCGATATAGAGGCCTTCGAGGTGCGCACCCTGCTCTCGGGCGAGTACGACGAGCGCGAGGCGCTGGTCACGATCCGTTCCGGTGCCGGTGGGGTGGACGCCGCCGATTGGGCCGAGATGCTGATGCGGATGTACATCCGGTGGGCCGAGCAGCACAAGTATCCCGTCGAACTGTTCGACACCTCCTACGCGGAAGAGGCCGGCATCAAGAGCGCCACGTTCGCGGTGCACGCGCCGTTCGCGTACGGCACGCTCTCGGTGGAGCAGGGCACCCATCGGCTGGTGCGAATCAGCCCGTTCGACAACCAGAGCCGGCGTCAGACCTCGTTCGCCGAAGTCGAGGTGCTGCCTGTGGTGGAGACCACCGATCACATCGACATCCCGGAAGGCGATGTGCGCGTTGATGTTTACCGCTCGAGCGGCCCGGGCGGCCAATCCGTGAACACCACCGACTCCGCGGTACGTTTAACCCACGTCCCAACGGGTATCGTCGTGACTTGCCAGAACGAAAAATCGCAGTTGCAGAACAAGATCTCGGCGATGCGAGTGCTTCAGGCAAAATTGTTGGAGCGCAAGCGATCCGAAGAACGCGCGGAGCTGGACGCGTTAAAAGGCGAAGGTGGCAGTTCGTGGGGCAACCAGATGCGCTCCTACGTGCTGCACCCCTATCAGATGGTCAAGGACCTGCGGACCGAGTACGAGGTCGGCAACCCGGCGGCCGTCCTGGATGGAGACATCGACGGATTCCTGGAAGCCGGAATCCGTTGGCGCAACCGAAAAGATGACGAATAA
- the ftsX gene encoding permease-like cell division protein FtsX — protein sequence MRFGFLLNEVLTGLRRNVTMTAAMILTTAISIGLFGGGLLVVRLADNSREIYLDRVETQVFLTDDISANDATCSSAPCKALRDKVDARQDVKSVRFVNRQDAYNDAIKKFPEFKDVAGKDSFPASFIVKLNNPEQHAEFDAAMQGQPGVRSILNEKDLIDRLFAVLDGLRDAAFAVALVQAVGAILLIANMVQVAAYTRRTEIGIMRLVGASRWYTQLPFLVEAMLAASIGVAIAVVGLMLVRALFLDNALSQFYQAHLIAKVDYADILYISPWLFLLGVSMAALTAYATLRLYIRR from the coding sequence GTGCGCTTTGGCTTCCTGCTCAACGAGGTCCTGACCGGGCTTCGCCGCAACGTCACGATGACGGCGGCGATGATCCTGACGACCGCCATCTCGATCGGGCTGTTCGGCGGCGGCCTGCTGGTGGTCCGGCTGGCCGACAACTCCCGGGAGATCTATCTCGACCGCGTCGAGACGCAGGTCTTCCTCACCGACGACATCTCCGCCAACGATGCGACGTGCTCGTCCGCTCCGTGTAAGGCGCTGCGCGACAAGGTCGATGCGCGACAAGACGTCAAGTCGGTGCGCTTCGTCAACCGTCAGGACGCCTACAACGACGCCATCAAGAAGTTCCCGGAGTTCAAGGATGTCGCGGGGAAGGACTCGTTTCCCGCGTCGTTCATCGTCAAACTGAACAACCCCGAACAGCACGCGGAATTCGATGCCGCGATGCAGGGTCAGCCCGGGGTGCGCAGCATCCTCAACGAGAAGGACCTCATCGACCGGCTGTTCGCGGTGCTCGACGGGTTGCGGGATGCCGCGTTCGCCGTCGCGCTGGTGCAGGCCGTCGGGGCAATCCTGTTGATCGCCAACATGGTGCAGGTCGCGGCCTACACGCGACGCACCGAGATCGGGATCATGCGGCTGGTCGGCGCCAGCCGGTGGTACACCCAGCTGCCCTTCCTGGTGGAGGCGATGCTGGCCGCGTCCATCGGTGTCGCCATCGCGGTCGTCGGCCTGATGTTGGTGCGGGCCTTGTTCCTGGACAACGCGCTGAGCCAGTTCTACCAAGCTCACCTGATCGCCAAGGTCGACTACGCCGACATCCTCTATATCTCGCCGTGGCTGTTCCTGCTCGGCGTGTCGATGGCGGCCCTGACGGCGTACGCGACCTTGCGCCTCTATATCCGGCGGTAG
- a CDS encoding maleylpyruvate isomerase family mycothiol-dependent enzyme, translated as MADRPVTKLDKSAVLSGLFAVWDDLDALLAGLSEADWRATSPLPGWDVKALVSHMIGTESFLAGIAAPQPDIDVKALGHVRNDIGAMNECWVRHLGAHADADVLESFRAITDDRRAALTALSGEEWDAVTATPTGPDSYGRFMRIRVFDCWMHEQDIRVALERPPSDDELAGPAASLAVDEIAATMGYVVGRLAKAPAGSRVQFDLTGPLARTIRVSVDGRAAVVDDFAGQGPSTTIRLDGLQFTRLAGGRPMCPARRQDVELGGDQDVAAQIVEHLNFVI; from the coding sequence ATGGCCGATCGCCCCGTCACCAAGCTCGACAAGTCCGCCGTGCTCTCCGGTTTGTTCGCCGTCTGGGACGACCTCGACGCGCTGTTGGCGGGCTTGTCCGAGGCGGACTGGCGGGCCACGAGCCCGTTGCCGGGCTGGGACGTCAAAGCCCTGGTGTCCCACATGATCGGCACCGAGTCCTTCCTCGCCGGCATCGCCGCACCCCAGCCCGACATCGACGTCAAGGCGCTGGGGCACGTGCGCAACGACATCGGGGCGATGAACGAGTGCTGGGTTCGCCATCTGGGCGCGCACGCCGATGCCGATGTGCTGGAAAGCTTCAGGGCGATCACCGACGATCGACGCGCGGCCCTGACGGCCCTGTCCGGCGAGGAATGGGACGCGGTGACGGCGACCCCTACGGGCCCGGATTCCTACGGCCGATTCATGCGGATCCGGGTGTTCGACTGCTGGATGCACGAGCAGGACATCCGCGTGGCCTTGGAGCGGCCGCCCTCCGACGACGAGCTCGCCGGCCCCGCGGCCTCGCTCGCCGTCGACGAGATCGCCGCGACGATGGGTTACGTGGTGGGCAGGCTGGCCAAGGCCCCCGCGGGTTCGCGCGTCCAGTTCGACCTCACCGGCCCGCTGGCCCGCACCATCCGGGTCAGCGTCGACGGCCGCGCCGCCGTCGTCGACGATTTCGCGGGACAGGGACCTTCCACGACCATCCGGCTGGACGGGCTGCAGTTCACCAGGCTGGCCGGCGGGCGCCCGATGTGCCCGGCACGACGCCAAGACGTCGAACTCGGTGGCGACCAGGACGTCGCCGCCCAGATCGTCGAGCACCTCAACTTCGTGATCTGA
- a CDS encoding universal stress protein, with amino-acid sequence MSNVYPAPAIVVGIDGSRSASHAAVWAVDEAVSRDIPLRLVYVIDPRDASGARGGDTRLAVARAALADAHRAVDAAGEPVKVETDILWGKTVFNLIEESRSAVMICVGQIGINHACRGGPSVASSLLRAALCPVAVIGQSTSRGALAPVSSVVAELDNGTVLRHAFEEARLRGAALRAVSISRSARDGALGNPTAPAQLDRRLARWMRLYPDVRTEQAVTVGAVDRYLRAHHEPGRLVVTDSYRAEPLCDAGHSVLAIRCGNL; translated from the coding sequence ATGAGCAACGTATATCCAGCCCCGGCAATCGTCGTAGGAATCGACGGATCGCGGTCGGCGAGCCATGCGGCGGTCTGGGCGGTCGATGAGGCGGTCAGCCGCGATATCCCGCTGCGGCTGGTCTATGTCATCGATCCGCGCGATGCCTCCGGTGCGCGCGGCGGCGACACCCGTCTCGCCGTCGCGCGCGCCGCGTTGGCCGACGCGCATCGGGCCGTCGACGCCGCCGGCGAACCGGTCAAGGTGGAAACGGACATCCTCTGGGGCAAAACGGTTTTCAACCTGATCGAGGAATCGAGGTCGGCCGTCATGATCTGCGTCGGGCAGATCGGGATCAACCACGCCTGCCGCGGTGGGCCCTCGGTCGCGTCCTCGTTGCTGCGCGCGGCCCTGTGTCCGGTTGCCGTGATCGGGCAGTCGACCAGCCGTGGGGCACTCGCGCCGGTCAGCAGCGTTGTCGCCGAACTGGACAACGGCACGGTGTTGCGGCACGCGTTCGAGGAGGCGAGGCTGCGCGGAGCCGCCCTGCGGGCGGTGTCGATCTCACGCAGCGCCCGCGACGGTGCGCTCGGAAACCCCACGGCGCCCGCGCAATTGGATCGTCGGCTCGCGCGGTGGATGCGGTTGTATCCCGACGTGCGCACCGAGCAGGCGGTCACGGTCGGCGCCGTGGACCGGTATCTGCGTGCCCACCACGAACCGGGCCGGCTGGTGGTCACCGACTCCTATCGCGCCGAGCCGCTGTGCGACGCGGGGCACTCCGTGCTCGCCATCCGCTGCGGCAACCTATGA
- a CDS encoding pyridoxamine 5'-phosphate oxidase family protein: MRSDEPVSVLTEDENWNLLGSVTLGRLVTNFAGEPEIFPVNFVAQERTVLFRTAEGTKLFSAVANHAVVFEVDDHNLVEGWSVIVRGRARLLKTDAEIHKADRAQLLPWTAIAKPHYVRITPTEVTGRHFRFGPEPES; the protein is encoded by the coding sequence GTGCGTAGCGACGAACCGGTGAGCGTGCTTACTGAAGACGAGAACTGGAATCTGTTGGGCAGTGTCACGCTGGGCCGGCTGGTCACCAACTTCGCCGGCGAGCCCGAGATCTTCCCGGTCAACTTCGTGGCGCAAGAACGCACCGTGCTGTTCCGGACCGCCGAGGGCACCAAACTGTTCTCGGCCGTGGCGAACCACGCAGTGGTCTTCGAGGTGGACGACCACAACCTCGTCGAGGGCTGGAGTGTCATCGTCCGCGGTCGCGCTCGGCTGCTGAAAACCGACGCCGAGATTCACAAGGCCGACCGCGCGCAGTTATTGCCATGGACCGCCATCGCCAAGCCGCACTATGTGCGGATCACACCGACCGAAGTCACCGGTCGTCATTTCCGGTTCGGCCCGGAGCCCGAGTCATAG
- a CDS encoding nitroreductase family deazaflavin-dependent oxidoreductase, producing the protein MSFVEEKVLPRLLRVHDTVYRKTNGWIGHRALWIPSLLLHTVGAKTGQQRTTSLTYARDGDNYLVVASKGGAPQAPGWYHNLKADANVEINVGPRRFAVTARPVLPEDPDYSRLWQIVNDNNQNRYVGYQKQTSRPIPVVVLQPKR; encoded by the coding sequence ATGAGTTTCGTGGAGGAAAAGGTGCTCCCGCGGCTGCTCCGGGTGCACGACACCGTGTATCGGAAGACAAACGGCTGGATCGGTCACCGCGCACTGTGGATACCGAGCCTGCTGCTGCATACCGTTGGCGCGAAGACCGGTCAACAGCGCACGACGTCGCTGACCTACGCCCGCGACGGAGACAACTATCTGGTCGTCGCCTCCAAGGGAGGTGCGCCCCAGGCGCCCGGCTGGTACCACAACCTGAAGGCCGATGCCAACGTCGAGATCAACGTCGGCCCAAGGCGTTTCGCCGTCACCGCCCGACCGGTGCTGCCCGAGGACCCTGACTACTCGCGGCTGTGGCAGATCGTCAACGACAACAACCAGAACCGCTACGTCGGATATCAGAAGCAGACGTCGCGACCCATCCCCGTCGTGGTCTTGCAGCCGAAACGCTAA
- a CDS encoding FAD-dependent oxidoreductase, translating into MRPYHVAIVGSGPSGFFAASSLLKAADALEDTDIAVDMLEMLPTPWGLVRSGVAPDHPKIKSISKQFEKTAQDPRFRFFGNVSVGEHVQASELAERYDAVVYAVGAQSDRALNIPGEELPGSIAAVDFVGWYNAHPNFEEATPDLSGARAVVVGNGNVALDVARILVTDPDVLGQTDIADHALESLRPCGVDEVVVIGRRGPLQTAFTTLELRELGELENVDVIVDPAQLEGVSDEDAAAAGKTTKQNINVLRDYAKRSPRPGHRRIVLRFMTSPIEIKGEGRVEGIVLGRNELTTDANGRVAANDTGEREELPVQLVVRSVGYRGVPTPGLPFDEKTATIPNTGGRIDGSRNEYVVGWIKRGPTGVIGTNKKDSQDTVDTLLADLGGGAGGGLADFPDDHADQLAEWLASRQPKLVTSAHWELIDAHERAAGEPHGRPRVKLPSLAKLLRVSHG; encoded by the coding sequence ATGCGCCCGTACCACGTTGCAATCGTTGGCTCCGGACCGTCGGGGTTCTTCGCCGCGTCCTCCTTGCTGAAGGCGGCCGACGCGTTAGAGGACACCGATATCGCCGTTGACATGCTGGAGATGCTTCCCACCCCGTGGGGGCTGGTGCGTTCCGGCGTCGCGCCCGATCACCCGAAAATCAAGTCGATCAGCAAGCAATTCGAGAAGACGGCCCAAGATCCGCGTTTCCGCTTCTTCGGCAACGTCTCGGTCGGGGAGCACGTGCAAGCCAGCGAGCTCGCCGAGCGCTACGACGCCGTCGTCTACGCCGTGGGGGCCCAGTCCGACCGCGCGCTGAACATCCCCGGCGAGGAGTTGCCGGGCAGCATCGCCGCCGTCGATTTCGTGGGCTGGTACAACGCGCACCCGAACTTCGAGGAGGCCACGCCCGACCTGTCGGGCGCGCGGGCCGTGGTCGTCGGCAACGGCAACGTCGCGCTCGACGTCGCGCGCATCCTGGTCACCGACCCCGACGTGTTGGGCCAGACCGACATCGCCGACCATGCCCTGGAGTCGTTGCGGCCGTGCGGGGTCGACGAAGTGGTGGTCATCGGCCGCCGCGGGCCGCTGCAGACGGCCTTCACCACGCTCGAACTTCGCGAGTTGGGCGAGCTGGAAAACGTCGACGTGATCGTCGACCCGGCGCAGCTCGAGGGCGTCAGCGACGAGGATGCCGCCGCGGCGGGCAAGACGACCAAGCAGAACATCAACGTGCTGCGTGATTACGCCAAGCGCTCCCCGCGCCCGGGGCATCGCCGGATCGTGCTGCGGTTCATGACCTCGCCGATCGAGATCAAGGGCGAGGGCCGGGTGGAAGGGATTGTGCTCGGCCGCAACGAGCTGACCACCGACGCCAACGGGCGGGTCGCGGCCAACGACACCGGTGAGCGCGAGGAGCTGCCGGTTCAGCTGGTGGTGCGCTCGGTCGGTTACCGCGGCGTGCCCACCCCGGGGCTGCCGTTCGACGAGAAGACCGCGACGATCCCCAATACCGGGGGCCGCATCGACGGGAGCCGCAACGAATACGTGGTCGGGTGGATCAAGCGCGGGCCGACCGGCGTCATCGGCACCAACAAGAAGGACTCCCAGGACACCGTGGACACGCTGCTGGCCGACCTGGGCGGCGGTGCGGGTGGCGGTCTGGCGGATTTCCCGGACGATCACGCCGACCAGCTGGCCGAGTGGCTGGCGTCGCGCCAACCCAAACTGGTCACTTCGGCGCACTGGGAGCTCATCGACGCCCACGAGCGGGCGGCCGGCGAGCCGCACGGGCGGCCTCGCGTCAAGCTGCCGAGCCTGGCCAAGCTGCTCCGGGTCAGCCACGGCTAG
- the smpB gene encoding SsrA-binding protein SmpB yields the protein MSKGSGRAKAADGKGGSKQIVATNRKARHNYSIIETFEAGVALQGTEVKSLREGQASLADAFATIDDGEVWLRNLYIAEYQHGSWTNHEPRRNRKLLLHRQQIDRLVGKIRDGNLALMPLSLYFSEGKVKVELALARGKRAYDKRQDMAQRDAQREVVRELGRRAKGMT from the coding sequence ATGTCCAAGGGATCCGGCCGGGCCAAGGCGGCGGACGGCAAAGGTGGCAGCAAACAAATTGTGGCCACCAATCGCAAAGCGCGGCACAACTATTCGATCATCGAAACGTTCGAGGCCGGGGTGGCGTTGCAAGGCACCGAGGTCAAAAGCCTGCGCGAAGGGCAAGCCTCGTTGGCTGACGCGTTCGCAACGATCGACGACGGCGAAGTGTGGTTGCGCAACTTGTACATTGCGGAGTATCAGCACGGTAGCTGGACCAATCACGAGCCGCGGCGCAACCGAAAGTTGTTGTTACATCGGCAACAAATTGACAGGCTGGTCGGCAAGATTCGAGATGGTAACCTCGCCTTGATGCCGCTGTCTCTGTATTTCTCCGAGGGCAAGGTCAAGGTCGAACTTGCCCTTGCGCGCGGCAAAAGGGCTTACGACAAGCGCCAGGACATGGCCCAGCGCGACGCACAGCGCGAGGTGGTTCGTGAACTGGGCCGCCGAGCAAAGGGCATGACCTGA
- a CDS encoding mechanosensitive ion channel family protein has translation MTNNTSVLAASMTHRWHDFWRGELGEWIITRGLRIVMVLIAAVLAARFVNWVAQQVTRQLNLGFAESDALVRSEASKHRQAVASVISWVSVVIIGIWVMLQISDILQFSVGGLVAPATVVGAALGFGAQQLVKDLLSGFFILMERQYGFGDLVTLTVVAATEASGTVENVTLRVTRLRSPDGEVLTIPNGQIVKVVNLSKDWARAVVDIPVSTSADLNRVNEVLHQECDRARDNPVLGALLLDAPTVMGVESIAVDTVTLRLVARTLPGKQFEVGRQLRVMVIRALARVGIVTAADARVGLVEDPAVPAAQAAEQQTDDEVQGAGHKR, from the coding sequence ATGACGAATAACACAAGCGTTCTTGCCGCCTCGATGACGCACCGCTGGCACGACTTCTGGCGGGGCGAACTCGGTGAATGGATCATCACCAGGGGTCTTCGGATCGTCATGGTGCTGATCGCCGCGGTGCTGGCGGCCCGGTTCGTCAACTGGGTGGCACAGCAGGTGACCCGGCAGCTCAACTTGGGGTTCGCCGAAAGCGACGCGCTGGTGCGCTCGGAAGCGTCCAAGCACCGCCAGGCCGTGGCCTCGGTGATCTCCTGGGTGTCGGTCGTCATCATCGGCATCTGGGTCATGCTCCAGATCTCCGACATCCTGCAGTTTTCGGTGGGGGGACTGGTCGCGCCGGCCACCGTGGTCGGCGCCGCCCTGGGTTTCGGCGCTCAACAGTTGGTCAAAGACCTGTTGTCCGGTTTTTTCATCCTGATGGAGAGGCAGTACGGCTTCGGGGATCTGGTCACCCTGACCGTTGTGGCCGCGACCGAAGCCAGCGGCACGGTCGAAAACGTGACGTTGCGAGTGACCCGGCTGCGCTCGCCCGACGGCGAGGTGCTGACCATTCCCAACGGCCAGATCGTCAAGGTGGTCAACCTGTCGAAGGACTGGGCCCGCGCGGTGGTGGACATCCCGGTGTCGACCAGCGCCGACCTGAACCGGGTCAACGAGGTTCTGCACCAGGAATGCGACCGGGCGAGGGACAACCCCGTGCTGGGGGCGTTGCTGCTGGACGCGCCCACCGTGATGGGGGTGGAAAGCATCGCCGTCGACACCGTCACGCTGCGTCTGGTGGCCCGCACCCTGCCCGGCAAGCAGTTCGAGGTCGGTCGGCAGCTGCGTGTCATGGTCATCCGGGCGCTGGCTCGCGTCGGAATCGTGACGGCGGCGGACGCGCGGGTGGGGCTCGTCGAGGACCCGGCCGTCCCGGCCGCCCAGGCCGCCGAACAGCAAACCGACGATGAAGTCCAAGGTGCGGGGCACAAGCGGTGA